In Abyssicoccus albus, the following proteins share a genomic window:
- a CDS encoding YgzB family protein, with amino-acid sequence MKKNSKINRIRGWALALVFIGMIIMYIGVFFRQYPIVFSIFLIIGFIPIILSFIVYFWIGMLSTKTIQVKCPHCEHYTKMLGRADICSNCNEAITIDPELDGKEFNEDYNNRRKREKLLQEDENKIN; translated from the coding sequence ATGAAGAAAAATAGTAAAATTAATAGAATAAGAGGTTGGGCATTAGCGTTAGTCTTTATTGGTATGATAATAATGTACATTGGTGTCTTCTTCAGACAATATCCCATTGTATTTTCAATCTTTTTGATTATCGGTTTTATTCCTATTATTTTGAGCTTTATTGTCTACTTTTGGATTGGTATGTTAAGTACTAAAACGATACAAGTTAAATGTCCACACTGTGAACACTATACAAAAATGCTTGGACGTGCAGATATATGTTCAAATTGTAATGAAGCTATCACAATTGATCCAGAGCTTGACGGTAAGGAATTCAATGAAGATTACAACAATAGAAGAAAGCGTGAAAAATTACTTCAAGAAGATGAAAATAAAATCAATTAA